Sequence from the Maribellus comscasis genome:
GACGGTTGAACTCGGTTTGGTATTGTTTAACAATATCAAAGTTAGAGGTTGCAAGTAAATTTTCCTGGTTATGTTTGGTCGCTGTGTAGGTCCAGTTGAAACTGCCGGTAATTACAATTCTGTTATCAATGATTCCGAATTTGTTGTGCATGTGATAGTGCGAATGGTCGGTTTTTATTTGAATGCCAGCCTTTTTTAATTTCATAATCACCGAGCCGTGATCCAAAATTTTTTCATCGTCAGTAATTATTCTGACCCGCATTTTTCGTTTTTGGCAAGCCAGGATTTGTCGTGCCAGTTCGTAATCAGTAATCGTAAAAACACACAAGTCAACCGACAAACGCGCTTCTCGCAACAGTTTCTCTATCGATTCTTTGATGCCGTTTCCGGGACTAAAAAAAACACGGTTAAAACTAAAACTATATTTGTCGATAATTTGAAAACATTTTTCCAGCCATAAAATTATTTGTTCGGGAGATTTTGACGCTTCCAGAAATTTTGCCCGTTCAAAAAGTTGGGTTCGCAATTCTCCTCTTTCTTTCCGGTTGAGTTTGTTTATTTGCTGAATGATTCTCAGATGAGGCTTTTCGCTTTGCAGAGTGTCAAAGTGAGTGACAAAATATTTTATGGCAGACTTCATTTTTCGATTTTGGTAAAGGCATGAGCAACCCAGTTGTTTTTTATTTTGTATCCGGAATCTTTTAACCCAAACTCTTCAGCCCGCTTTTTTATGGCCATAATATCATTTTTATAAAAACCACTCAGGAACACTTTCCCTTTTGTGTTTAAACATCTTGAATATGCGGGAAGATCGGCCAGCAATACATTTCGTTGAATATTAGCGAAAATAAAATCGTAGGTATCTTCTCCGAGCAAGGAAACGTCGCCCAGTTTTACTTCAATATTCTCAATCCGGTTTAACGTTGTGTTTTCCTGAGTTCCTTTAAACGACCATTCATCAATGTCAATCGCAGTGATATTTTTTGCGCCTTTCATCGAAGCAAGTATTCCAAGGATTCCGGTCCCGCAGCCCATGTCGAGAACAGTTTTATTCTCAACGTTATTTTCGAGGATATATTCCAGCATCATGGATGTCGTTTCGTGGTTTCCGGTGCCAAAAGCCATGTTGGGTTCAATCACAATTTCATGTTTGGCCTCAGGATAATCAGTATGGAAAGGTGCCCGAACAACGCATTCTTGGGCTACAATCAACGGTTTGAAATAGTTTTTTTCCCATTCCTCGTTCCAATTGCGGTCTTCAATTTTTTCAGAAAGAATTTCGAATTTAAAGTTTTCAGAAAATGGTTCCAGTACCATTTCTACAGTTTCTTCCTGAAACAGGTTTTCAGGAAGAAAAGCTTCAAAGCCTGTTTCGGTATTTATAAAACTTTCAAAACCACTTTCGCCCAGCTGAGATGTTAATATATCACTCAGCCACTCTTCAAAAGGAGAAATATTTACGGTAACTTTCCGGTAATCCATTTTCGATTTGTTTTTCGCGAAGGTATAAAAAAACAGCCACTCAATTTTGAATGACTGTTTTTTGATAATAGGTAATATTGATTAATCGAAAAATTTATTTGGAAAAATATTTACTGCTAGAAATCCAAAGATTCCTGAGACTCCGATAATGATAAAGTCAATAATATTTTTCTTTAATTCAAGATTTCTTTTTTTAATGATTACAAATTGCACTCCGATGAGTAACACGCTCAACACCAACCAATACAGTGAGGAATTGAATGTGGTATAGAAACGGATAAAATTTGAATCAGAATCGGTCATGCTGATTTGACCGGGGAAAAGTGCCTGAATAATTTTTCCTTCGCTCCTGTCTTCCCTTGCGGGCCAGGTTTCGTAGTAATCATTCACATTTTTATAGTTTGCGTCAAGGGCATACACTTTAACAAAGTCGTCGCCACTGACGATTATGTTGTAATGAAATAAGTCGCTGTATATTCGGATTTGGTTTTTAGCCGGATCAATGTTTTCCACGGGAAATTTTATGAGTTCATATTCATCTTGTGTGAGAATATACAGCTCATTATTTGTAGAAAACAAGTAGGCATAAAAATTTTTATTACGAAAATCGACACAACTGATGTATTTAAATTTCATTCCCCCGGGAAGCTTCACCTTTTCAACAAAAGGTTCCCCTTCTATCATTTTAATGTGAAAAAGCTGATCCTTTGAGTCAACCACCAGGTATCCCTCATCACAAGATTTTCGTGTGGTTGGAATTCCGTTTATCGATTTTGCCGGAAATTCAAAACCCCGGTTGTACAATACAGCTGAAAACATTTGGCTTTTTTCTTCCAGGATTTTGTTGGATTTAGCATCCACAAATTCCATTCTCCAGCTAATTCGGAAATAGTCTTCAGGCATTTCCAGGTTAGCCCTTCCCGATTCCGCTTCAAAAAGAGGAAACAGTTTTTGTGTCGGGCTGTCAAGGTCTTCGGGCTGTACACGGAAGGTTGAACGGTTCATGCTGATTTCATGGGTGTCCATTTCCACTCCATTAATGGAATCGGGCATCGTGTTCGACATCAACAACTGCCTTACATAAAGAAATGGAAGTTTTTCTTCGTATTCTTCGCGTGTATAGTTATTTCCACGGGTGTCCTGACGCATCAGGCCATCTTCGCCTGACCGCTGAATCATAAAATCGTTTTCAATGCAACTGTACATTACAAACGGAACCCGTATCGGTTTTGAAAAAGCCATCCAGTAGAGTTTTGGTATTCCGATAGAAAACCCGACAATGGCAATAACTACTAATATATATCTGCTTATTTTTACCATAATTACATTTCTCCTTTTCTAAAGCGGTATCCTGAAAATAGAAGTGAAATACTTAATACAACCGTAAATAATATGAGCAGAGGCAGTGCCGGGGCGTAACCACCGGTTTCGGCCGATTCCAGATAAATAGGTACAAAGGCCCCTGCAACAATAATATACATAAAACGGTATTTCCACACTGGTTCCAACACAATAAGGGCTACCAAAAAATAAACAACAAATCCGCACAGAAACCAGGGCGCGGTAGAAACCAAGGTTGCAATGATGATTTCAGAAGGGAAAAACAAGAGGCTTAAAGACGTAAACAATAAGAACATAATTACATCTATGGCCAGCAGGCAAATCGTGCCAAAGAGCATCATCATCAGCAGCACTTTGTTTTCATTCAAAGGCAAATGAAAAGTCAATTTTATTCTTTTGTTTACAGTTTCCGGAAAATATTGAGCAACAGCAACCGCCAGTGCCCCAAGTACTGGAATAAATTTGAAAAGCCCGTAGCCAAAGAACTGGTATCCCTGAAAAAGAATAAAGTACCAGTAGTTGGTAGCTTCGTTAAAAACCAAATCGTGTTGTACTTTTAGAAAAATATTCCCAACGGCCAGTATTCCCAAGCCGCCAAATATAATGACTACCCATCGGATTTTTAGCCATTCTTTATATATCACTGATTTCCACATATTTTTAATATTTTCCGGTTAAACCAATAAACGCATCTTCCAGTCCCATTTCCACTTTTTGAAAGTTGACGTGGGCAATGCCGTTTTTTGAAAGGAAATTCTTTACAAAATCTTCTGTTTCATAAGTATACAATTCCACTTTGTTATGTACCTTTTCGAAGTTGGCAACAAAGTCTTCATTTGAAAGATTAATTTCCGGATTTTCAAGTTCAAAATAGAACTGCTTGAATTCCCGCATAAAATCATTTACGTTTCGTTGCGCCAGAACCCGGTTGTAATCCATAATCAGTACATCGTCGATTAAACGTTCCATATCCTGAATGATATGCGATGTGGTAAAAATGGTTTTGTTTTTCGATTTTGCATATTCGCGCAGATAGTCGATAAATAACCGCCGGTAACCCGGGTCGAGCCCCATGGAGAAATCATCTAGAATCAGTAAATCCGGATCCTGTGCCAGAATCAGACCGAGAGCCACCTGTGAACGTTGTCCGCAAGACATTGACGAAATTTTTTGTTTGGGTGTTACCTTTAATTTCGACATCAGTTCCCAGTAAGGTTCGTTATTCCATTTCGGATAAAAACCGGAGTAGAATTTTTCGATTTGATGGATATTCATAAAAGAATACTGAATATGTCCCTCAATCAAAAAACCGATCCGGGCCTTGTTTTCCGGTGAAAGATGTTGCGTGTTTTCACCGTAAATTAAACATTCACCGCTGCGGGGCTGTAAAAATCCATTTAAAATGTTTATCGTTGTTGTTTTTCCTGCGCCGTTTTTTCCGAGAAGTCCCAGTATACTTCCTTCCCGAACATTGATATTCAGGTTTTCGTAAACCAGCTTTTTCCCGTAATAATGGGTCAGGTTTCTACATTCAATAGCGTTCATTCAATTTTTATTAAAAGTTCATTCCAAGTTTTACCTCAAAAATTGTTGATGTTGGATTTCCCGGAAGATCGGAAATCGTGTGTTTAATCCCTGCCTCAGTAAAGGCCTGAATGGGATTTTGATAAAAATATATGTTTCTCCCGGCTTTTGCAGAAGCACCAAAAAGCAAAAGTCCGGAGTTAAAATATTCATAGTCGTGGTTGACAAAATCAGTGTTTACAGTTGACAGCAAATCTTCATCGTCGATAATTTCCAGTTTGTCGTTAAATCCTTTTCGGTATCCGCCGTCAAAACTTAATACTAAATCTCCTTTGTTAAATTGAAATCCTTTCTCGAATTGAGCATTTATATACAGCAGATTTAATTTTTGCCTGTTAAACTCGGGTACAAAATAGTAAGTGTTTTCGCTTGAGTTTAACTTTCCTGAAAGCGTTGCACCCCAGTTAAAATGGTTTTTGTCAATAATTTTATACCAGGAATAATCAAATCCATATTCATTTTCTTTATGCCAGTAAAGTGTATATTTGGCCG
This genomic interval carries:
- the prmA gene encoding 50S ribosomal protein L11 methyltransferase, translated to MDYRKVTVNISPFEEWLSDILTSQLGESGFESFINTETGFEAFLPENLFQEETVEMVLEPFSENFKFEILSEKIEDRNWNEEWEKNYFKPLIVAQECVVRAPFHTDYPEAKHEIVIEPNMAFGTGNHETTSMMLEYILENNVENKTVLDMGCGTGILGILASMKGAKNITAIDIDEWSFKGTQENTTLNRIENIEVKLGDVSLLGEDTYDFIFANIQRNVLLADLPAYSRCLNTKGKVFLSGFYKNDIMAIKKRAEEFGLKDSGYKIKNNWVAHAFTKIEK
- a CDS encoding ABC transporter ATP-binding protein; translation: MNAIECRNLTHYYGKKLVYENLNINVREGSILGLLGKNGAGKTTTINILNGFLQPRSGECLIYGENTQHLSPENKARIGFLIEGHIQYSFMNIHQIEKFYSGFYPKWNNEPYWELMSKLKVTPKQKISSMSCGQRSQVALGLILAQDPDLLILDDFSMGLDPGYRRLFIDYLREYAKSKNKTIFTTSHIIQDMERLIDDVLIMDYNRVLAQRNVNDFMREFKQFYFELENPEINLSNEDFVANFEKVHNKVELYTYETEDFVKNFLSKNGIAHVNFQKVEMGLEDAFIGLTGKY
- a CDS encoding DUF4857 domain-containing protein translates to MVKISRYILVVIAIVGFSIGIPKLYWMAFSKPIRVPFVMYSCIENDFMIQRSGEDGLMRQDTRGNNYTREEYEEKLPFLYVRQLLMSNTMPDSINGVEMDTHEISMNRSTFRVQPEDLDSPTQKLFPLFEAESGRANLEMPEDYFRISWRMEFVDAKSNKILEEKSQMFSAVLYNRGFEFPAKSINGIPTTRKSCDEGYLVVDSKDQLFHIKMIEGEPFVEKVKLPGGMKFKYISCVDFRNKNFYAYLFSTNNELYILTQDEYELIKFPVENIDPAKNQIRIYSDLFHYNIIVSGDDFVKVYALDANYKNVNDYYETWPAREDRSEGKIIQALFPGQISMTDSDSNFIRFYTTFNSSLYWLVLSVLLIGVQFVIIKKRNLELKKNIIDFIIIGVSGIFGFLAVNIFPNKFFD
- a CDS encoding phospholipase D-like domain-containing protein, whose translation is MKSAIKYFVTHFDTLQSEKPHLRIIQQINKLNRKERGELRTQLFERAKFLEASKSPEQIILWLEKCFQIIDKYSFSFNRVFFSPGNGIKESIEKLLREARLSVDLCVFTITDYELARQILACQKRKMRVRIITDDEKILDHGSVIMKLKKAGIQIKTDHSHYHMHNKFGIIDNRIVITGSFNWTYTATKHNQENLLATSNFDIVKQYQTEFNRLWEEMFQL